The nucleotide window GATGGACCTGGGTCGGACCCATGAGGCTCGCGTCGAATCTCTGCGGTCCTCCACGTGTCGTTGGATGGTCGTGAGCTTTTCCAGCGACTGGCTCTTCCCGCCTTCGCAAAGTCGTGAGCTGGTGTCCGCGCTCACGTCTTTGGGCAAGCCGGTTTCGTATTGTGAGGTGGAGTCCGACGGAGGTCATGATGGATTTCTGCTGTCGAGCGAAATCGCGACTTTCGGGCCACTGCTGGCGTCCCGGGTGGGCCTGAGCCAGCCAAAGTTGGCGGTACCCCGCACGGAAGACGATCGAATATTGGAGATTCTTCCCGCGGGTGCCTCGGTTCTGGATCTGGGCTGTGGTGATGGACATCTGCTGGCACGCCTGCAGGAGCGAAATCACGCGCGTCTCTGCGGGGTCGAGATCGAGACCGATCGCATCGTGCAGACAGCGCAGCACGATGTCGAGGTGATTGACTGCGACCTGAACCTTGGTCTGCCGGAATTTGACGACGCTCAGTTTGATTACGTCGTCATTTCATCGACGTTGCAGGTGGTTCCCAACGTCCGGACGCTTCTCGAGGATTCCTTGCGTGTTGGGCGGCGCGTGCTTCTGGTCTTCGCGAATTTTGCTTACGCTCCGATGCGACGGATGCTGGCCGAGGAGGGGTTGTCGCCAAAGTCGCCGGGCCCCTACGGTCATGACTGGTATGACACTCCGAACAATCGATTCCCGTCGATTCTGGATGTCCGCCATCTCTGCGATGAGATGGGCCTGTCGGTGGAAGAGGAGCATTACTATGCTGAAGGCCAACCTCTGATGGCGAAGCAGGCCACGGATCCGAATCGGAATGCCGAGACTGCCTTGTTTGTCCTCGGGCCTCGCTGACGCTCGTTCGGGAGAAAGGTCTGCGCGGGCGGCAGGTCCTACGCAGACGGATTCAGGCCACGTTCCATCTGGCGTAATTTGCGACCTCGGGTGGGGAATCCGTGGGGATGAACCTGGTCGAGAGGTACGATGCCGATCTCGCGCCGCGCCTGAACCAGAGATTTGCCGAGAAGGTCTTCGTAGTCGACGCAGGCCAGAGACGGCGTCTGCTGGCCATGCCGGTAGGCCCGGGATACAAATCCTACCCATCCGATTGGCTCCGACGGTTTGAGAAGGAAGAGGTAGGCGAGCAGAAGCTTGAGCGGCAGCAGAGGGATCTGGCCGGCGGTGAACGCATCGACGCCAACCTCACCCAGAATGGTGCGGTCATAGCCGGATACGACATGGAAGAGGTCGTGACTATTCGCCATCCGGCGGACGAACCAGCATTGGTCTTCGGTCCAGCCGAAGCGGGCCGCTTTTTCTTCAAGGTTGGCCGCGGCGAGGAAATAATCCGAAGTCCCCATGCCCGCGCCGCCCATATACTCCAGATAGGCCGCAGCGAAGCTGTCCGCGGGCATGGCGTTTAGTTGCTCGCGGTCAGCGAGGAGCGCATTCAGATCGCGGCGGGGGCGCTCGGCAAGCAGGGTCTGCCCGACTGGATGTGCCGCAAATCGATCGAACTCGCGTTCCACTGTCGGGCCGGCGAGCGCAAACATCGAATCAAATGCTGATTCCAGCCCGCCAGTGCCGCGCAAGAATCGAAACAAGTTGCCGAGCCCCTCGCCCCAATGCCTCTGGAGCCGCTTGGGGGCGGTTGATGGACCGACAGACTTGGCGGCAGAACCCATGGGCCAGGATCAGATGATTTGGTCGTTCTCGAAGGCTTCGAGCATATGCAGATCATCCCAGACCGGAATTTCCTCGGCCGCAAACAACTCACGGCTGC belongs to Candidatus Binatia bacterium and includes:
- a CDS encoding Coq4 family protein; this translates as MGSAAKSVGPSTAPKRLQRHWGEGLGNLFRFLRGTGGLESAFDSMFALAGPTVEREFDRFAAHPVGQTLLAERPRRDLNALLADREQLNAMPADSFAAAYLEYMGGAGMGTSDYFLAAANLEEKAARFGWTEDQCWFVRRMANSHDLFHVVSGYDRTILGEVGVDAFTAGQIPLLPLKLLLAYLFLLKPSEPIGWVGFVSRAYRHGQQTPSLACVDYEDLLGKSLVQARREIGIVPLDQVHPHGFPTRGRKLRQMERGLNPSA